Proteins co-encoded in one Streptomyces sp. SLBN-31 genomic window:
- the hypE gene encoding hydrogenase expression/formation protein HypE: MTIECPTPRHEEEVVLLGHGAGGRLTEELLDTLVLPAVGETEGPLEDAALLPGRPDLVMSTDSFVVSPLFFPGGDIGSLAVHGTINDLAMRGARPLALSVSLIIEEGLPLSELRAVMASLGKAAQDAGVPVITGDTKVVGRGAADRLFINTTGVGQRHAPMCPSAANARPGDVVLLSGPIGLHGTTVLSTREGLGFEGDIASDSRPLHRLVHALAPLGAAVHVLRDPTRGGLAASLNEIARDSSVAVEIEESAVPVPQAVASACDLLGLDPLVVANEGCMVAFVEPEAAEEALTAMRSVPEGAQSVRIGEVLHEGPLGRATLRTLVGARRIVEMPLGEQLPRIC, from the coding sequence ATGACCATCGAATGCCCGACTCCCCGGCACGAGGAGGAGGTCGTGCTGCTGGGCCACGGCGCCGGCGGCCGGCTCACCGAGGAACTCCTCGACACGCTGGTGCTGCCCGCGGTCGGCGAGACCGAGGGGCCGCTGGAGGACGCGGCGCTGCTGCCGGGCCGGCCGGACCTGGTGATGAGCACCGACAGCTTCGTCGTCAGCCCGCTGTTCTTCCCCGGCGGGGACATCGGGTCCCTCGCCGTGCACGGCACCATCAACGACCTGGCGATGCGGGGCGCCCGGCCGCTCGCGCTGTCCGTCTCCCTGATCATCGAGGAGGGGCTGCCGCTGTCCGAACTGCGGGCGGTGATGGCCTCGTTGGGCAAGGCGGCCCAGGACGCGGGGGTGCCCGTGATCACCGGCGACACCAAGGTCGTGGGCCGGGGCGCCGCCGACCGGCTGTTCATCAACACCACCGGGGTCGGGCAGCGGCATGCGCCGATGTGCCCGTCGGCGGCGAACGCCCGCCCCGGTGACGTGGTCCTGCTGTCCGGGCCGATCGGGCTGCACGGCACGACGGTGCTCAGCACCCGGGAGGGGCTGGGCTTCGAGGGGGACATCGCCTCCGACAGCCGTCCGCTGCACCGCCTGGTGCACGCCCTGGCGCCGCTCGGTGCCGCCGTGCACGTGCTGCGCGACCCCACGCGGGGCGGGCTGGCCGCCTCGCTCAACGAGATCGCCCGGGACTCGTCGGTGGCCGTGGAGATCGAGGAGAGCGCGGTTCCCGTGCCGCAGGCCGTCGCCTCCGCGTGCGACCTGCTCGGCCTGGATCCGCTGGTCGTCGCGAACGAGGGCTGCATGGTGGCGTTCGTCGAGCCGGAAGCCGCCGAGGAGGCGCTGACGGCGATGCGGTCGGTGCCGGAGGGCGCGCAGTCGGTCCGGATCGGCGAGGTACTGCACGAGGGCCCGCTGGGCCGGGCGACCCTGCGGACGCTGGTGGGCGCCCGCCGCATCGTGGAAATGCCACTCGGCGAGCAGTTGCCGCGCATCTGCTGA
- a CDS encoding Acg family FMN-binding oxidoreductase → MTVSYEKSGHAAVHLARAASLAPSPHNSQPWFFVEEGHDHGFEVHADGGRRMILTDPGGREMVIACGAALFNTRMAVRHLGFQPSVDLLPRPGDSTFLARVGFAVHAPATADEAQLIDAMPHRHTHRGPFASLALPSGLLDDLREQARMEGAVLHVLEEPEELDLIARLVRTAEDAHRADAGHSWEVTRSVGPDKVPADAARFHPDATLLAGRDYLDLARRFIVPARRRGLGTGTVAVLSTPRDGRMDWLRAGQALQRVLLSAAARHVMAAFHTQPLELPEIRAELRRRLAAGNFPQMVLRLGVPAQVWTTARRPASEVLVRDDALVRW, encoded by the coding sequence ATGACCGTGTCGTACGAGAAGTCCGGCCACGCGGCGGTTCACCTGGCCCGTGCCGCCTCCCTCGCGCCCTCCCCACACAACAGCCAGCCCTGGTTCTTCGTCGAGGAGGGCCACGACCACGGCTTCGAGGTGCACGCGGACGGCGGACGGCGCATGATCCTCACCGACCCCGGCGGCCGGGAGATGGTCATCGCCTGCGGAGCGGCCCTGTTCAACACGCGGATGGCCGTGCGCCACCTCGGCTTCCAGCCGTCCGTGGATCTGCTGCCGCGGCCCGGCGACTCCACCTTCCTGGCCCGCGTGGGCTTCGCCGTGCACGCCCCGGCCACCGCCGACGAGGCGCAGCTGATCGACGCCATGCCCCACCGCCACACCCACCGCGGACCCTTCGCCTCCCTGGCGCTGCCCAGCGGGCTCCTCGACGACCTGCGCGAACAAGCCCGGATGGAGGGCGCCGTCCTCCACGTCCTGGAGGAACCCGAGGAACTGGACCTGATCGCGCGCCTGGTGCGCACCGCCGAGGACGCGCACCGGGCGGACGCCGGCCACAGCTGGGAGGTCACGCGCAGCGTCGGTCCCGACAAGGTGCCCGCCGACGCGGCCCGCTTCCACCCGGACGCCACGCTCCTCGCAGGCCGGGACTACCTCGACCTGGCACGGCGGTTCATCGTCCCCGCCCGCCGGCGCGGACTCGGCACCGGCACCGTCGCCGTGCTGTCCACGCCGCGCGACGGCCGGATGGACTGGCTGCGGGCCGGACAGGCGCTGCAGCGTGTGCTGCTGTCCGCCGCCGCTCGCCACGTCATGGCCGCCTTCCACACCCAGCCGCTCGAACTCCCCGAGATCCGCGCCGAGTTGCGTCGGCGCCTGGCCGCCGGGAACTTCCCGCAGATGGTGCTGCGGCTGGGTGTCCCGGCGCAAGTGTGGACCACTGCCCGCCGTCCGGCCTCCGAAGTCCTCGTCCGGGACGACGCGTTGGTCCGGTGGTGA